From one Xiphias gladius isolate SHS-SW01 ecotype Sanya breed wild chromosome 12, ASM1685928v1, whole genome shotgun sequence genomic stretch:
- the LOC120797131 gene encoding ependymin-2-like → MIRLLAVLTCLLAGCSAQRPHPCSSPPLLSGALTVSTQNEKGWAYAQYLYDALGHRIRLKELGIYENKSFTYDALLLYRETTMYEIVDSNRTCNKRPLKTDFQPLGIPKTASLLGQAVLGSSSAPGEGILVNTWTGDLPGKAGKFMSTVTEFGCIPVSTVYHTDQFGWMTLSFFNNVIGITDPSQLNPPDFCPDPSTKDSTEEPADFLSFFLKKH, encoded by the exons ATGATACGACTCCTAGCCGTATTAACGTGCTTGCTGGCCGGCTGCTCGGCCCAGAGGCCTCACCCGTGCT CAAGTCCCCCTCTTCTGAGCGGAGCCCTCACTGTG TCCACACAGAATGAAAAGGGATGGGCCTATGCGCAATACCTGTATGATGCACTGGGACATCGGATACGGCTCAAGGAGCTGGGCATATATGAGAATAAGAGCTTCACCTACGATGCTCTGCTGCTCTACAGAGAG ACTACCATGTATGAGATCGTCGATTCTAACCGTACGTGCAACAAAAGGCCTCTGAAGACAGACTTCCAGCCTCTGGGAATCCCAAAAACTGCGTCTCTGCTGGGCCAGGCTGTTTTGGGCAGCTCCTCTGCACCTGGAGAAGGAATCCTGGTCAACACCTGGACGGGAGATCTGCCCGGCAAAGCAG GAAAGTTCATGAGCACCGTCACTGAATTCGGATGCATTCCTGTCAGCACTGTGTACCACACTGATCAGTTTGGATGGATGACTTTAAG TTTCTTTAACAACGTCATCGGGATTACGGATCCCAGTCAGCTCAACCCTCCGGACTTCTGTCCAGATCCATCGACAAAGGACAGTACAGAGGAGCCAGCGGACTTTCTCAGCTTTTTCCTTAAAAAGCATTAA
- the LOC120797132 gene encoding LOW QUALITY PROTEIN: ependymin-2-like (The sequence of the model RefSeq protein was modified relative to this genomic sequence to represent the inferred CDS: inserted 1 base in 1 codon), whose protein sequence is MRVLVLLVCLSVGCLARRPKRCTSPPLLTGSLSVSTASEKLMAFAKYSYDALGQRIRLREFGSYNNKTFQLDVLLLYREGVMYKINYKNHSCCKKPLHVDFHPLMIPKNASLLGQVVLGSSSGPGQGVLVNTWAGELQLKQGKARYMSTVSEFGCIPVSTLFHTSGSGWVVASFFNNVIGLVDPQRLXPPPFCRGARLEERDGDDPVTFFGMF, encoded by the exons ATGAGAGTCCTCGTCCTGTTGGTTTGCCTGTCAGTGGGCTGCCTCGCTCGGAGACCAAAACGATGCA CATCCCCACCACTGCTGACTGGAAGCCTTTCTGTG tCCACCGCAAGTGAAAAGCTTATGGCCTTCGCCAAGTACAGCTATGACGCACTGGGACAGCGCATCCGCCTCAGAGAGTTTGGATCTTATAACAATAAGACCTTCCAGCTTGATGTGCTTCTACTCTACAGAGAG GGTGTTATGTATAAGATCAACTACAAGAACCACTCGTGCTGCAAGAAGCCGCTGCATGTGGACTTCCACCCACTGATGATCCCAAAGAACGCTTCCCTGTTGGGACAGGTTGTGTTGGGCAGCTCCTCTGGCCCGGGACAGGGAGTCCTGGTCAACACCTGGGCGGGAGAGCTGCAGCTGAAGCAGGGAAAAG CAAGGTACATGAGCACTGTCAGCGAGTTTGGATGCATTCCTGTCAGCACCCTGTTTCATACCAGTGGAAGTGGGTGGGTGGTGGCCAG CTTTTTTAACAACGTCATCGGACTTGTGGACCCTCAACGCC ATCCCCCACCTTTCTGCAGGGGCGCACGGCTGGAGGAAAGGGACGGAGACGATCCAGTGACCTTCTTCGGCATGTTTTAA